The genomic interval TTTATATCTTGATAACTATTTTCGATAGAAAGAATATCGCGATGTGCTTCTTGGAGCAATGCGTCGTACTCTTCTATCTCTTCGTTAATTTCTTGACGTTGCTTTTTCAATGACCCTAAACGTTGACTGAGTGCTTCTTTTTCTTCTTTTTTCACTTCAATATCAGCTTGAATTGTTTCAAATGCTTTTTGGCCCGTCACTTCATCTGAATTGAATAATTTAATATCTTCTGCTAATTTTTCTCGTTGTATTTGATTTTGTTCAAGCTGTTTATCCAACCTCGCAAGTTGTTCGCGTCCTGTTTTCGTACGCTCTTTTAACACTGCCAAATCAGATTTTTTTTGATGTAATTGCTGTTGTAATTGTGCAGAGCTTTCTTTCCCTTCTTTAGAAAGTTGTGTCAGTGTTTCAATCTGCTTTTCTAATTCAGCTAATTTATCTGCTAATGCTTGCTTTTGGACTTCTTTATCTTTTAAAGTTTGACGACTTTTTTCACTTTGGTAACCATCATTTTTTTCGAATTCAAACTCTTCATGTTCACTCTTAATATGAGATTCGCTTGTCTTTAATCGATCCAATTCTAAAGATAAATCATGTACACTTTGTTTTTCAACATTGTAACGCTGACTGATTTCTAAATAATCTTCGCTATATTGATTGGCTGCTTCTTTCACTTGCTGCACATTTTGTTCAAACTGCGCAGTTTGTTGTTGAAAGTGTTTTAATTGCTTGCGTAACTGTGCAAGTTCATCGCGTTGTGCGAGAATGCTTTTAGTTTGCCGCTGACCTCCGCCAGTCATTGAACCACCCGGATTTACGATATCACCTTCTAGAGTCACAATACGTGTACGATAGCGAATCGCGCGTGCCAGTTCATTCGCATGTTTCAAATCATCGACAATAATTGTATTACCTAATAAATTAGCTACAACATTACTGTATTGCGATTTTGATTTTACTAGTTCTGCACCGATTCCGATATAACCCTCTGCTTGTTCAGCAGTAGTTTGAATATCATGGTTCAGATGTCTCGCTTGGATTACATTCAAAGGTAAGAATGTCGCTCTGCCTAAATGGTTTTGTTTTAAATATTGAATGGCTTGTCTTCCATCTTTTTCACTTTCCACAATAACATGTTGCAATGAAGCACCTAACGCTGTCTCTATTGCAGTCGTCAAATCAGACGGCACATCAATGACTTCAGCAACCGCTCCATGAATGCCATGCAATTCTTTATCTTTGGCTTTCAAGACATGTTTGACACCATTAAAGAAGTAAGTATAATCTTCTTCTCGGCTCGATAAACTTTCAATTTTCGCTTTTAACTGATCATTATAACGATAAGCTTGATAAAGTTTTTCTTCATCTTCACTTTGCTTATTTTTAGCTTCCGTCAGTTTTGCTTCACATGTTTGGAGTTCTGCTTCTATACTTTTCAAGTTTTGCTGACGCGCTTGTTGCTTCTTTTCAATTTCTGTAATTTTTGATTGAATCGTTTTTAATTGATTAAACGCTTCTAACAAACGACTATCTAACCTAGATTGTTTGGCTTCATTTTCCTCTATCGTTCTTTCTAAGAATCGAATATCATTATTAACCTCAGATTGTTCAGACATAATGTCATAGTATTGGTTTTTAATTTCTTCCAATTCTTCATCATGATCAGCATCACTGATATATAACTTATCTTCTAACGCTTTAATTTCACTTGTTAATGCTTTTTGTTTATGCATTAAGTCATTTTGTGCAGTTTCCATTTTTTGACGTTCTGCTTCAATTTCTTCAACTTGCGCTTCCAAAGCAGATTGTTCTTCTTCATAACGCGCATTCGTTTGAGATTGATTTTTCTTACGCTCTTCTAAAACGTTTAATTGACCTGCTAATTTTTCAGCTGCTTCTGTTGTCTGTACTAATTCATAATTCAATCGCTCGATGTCATCATTTTTTTGGTTCAGTTCGGCTTTATATTTGCTCAATGTTTTGGAATAAGAAGTCTTATCTGCTTCTTTTTGAGCTTGTTTGCTTTTTAATACATTCAGCTGCTCATCCGCATTTCGTATTGCTTCTTGATAATCATTGATATCATGCACTGTAACCAGTACGTCACTCTTTTTCATTTCTTGAGAAAGATGTTGATATTCTTTTGCGATAGCAGCTTCTTCTCTCAACGGCTCTACACGGCCTTCTAAATCATAAAGAATGTCTTCAACACGTGTGAGGTTTTCTTCAGTCTGATCTAATTTTTGTACAGAAGCTGCTTTTCGTTTTTTATACTTTAAAACGCCTGCTGATTCTTCAATAATTTGACGTCTGTCAGCAGGTTTCGCATTTAAAATTTCATCAACTCGCCCTTGAGAAATAATACTGAAAGCTTCTTTTCCTAGACCAGAATCTAAAAAAAGTTCAAGGATGTCTTTTAAACGTGCTCGATCATTGTTCAAATAGTACGCACTTTCACCGCTTCGATATAATCGGCGCGTGACGATAATTTCATCTTCATCAATATTCAATTGATGTGCATGATTATCTAACTTCAAACGTACTTCAGCATAATTTTGTGCCTTACGATGTTCTGCACCAGAAAAAATAATGTCTTCCATTTTAGAACCGCGTAACGATTTGGCTGATTGTTCACCAAGCACCCATTTAATCGCATCGGTAATATTACTTTTTCCGCTGCCGTTCGGGCCGACAATTGCAGTGACACCTTGGTCGAAATTAACCTCAGTTTGTTCTGCAAATGATTTAAAACCGAACGCATTGATTGATTTTAAATAAACCATGCTTTACTCTTTCTCCTTATTACTGTTGTGACAGTATATTACTTATTTCTTTTTCATATCATTATAGGCTTTTTCAGCCGCTTTTTGTTCAGATTCTTTTTTCGTTCTGCCCTGACCTTTTGCGACAGCTTCACCTTCTAATAATACCTCTGAAGTAAACAAACGATGATGTGCAGGACCTTCTTCATCAATTAAGCGATACGTAACATTGCCTTTGCTGAGTCGGTGAATCAGTTCTTGGAATTGCGTTTTAAAATCTACTACGCCCATCAATTCATCATCTTCTACATGCGGGAAGATTACTTCTTCTGAAAACTGCCAAACTGCATCTAGACCTTGATCTAAATATAATGCACCCACAAATGCTTCAAATGCATCAGATACAAGTGACGGTCTAGTGCGGCCGCCTGTTTTTTCTTCACCTTTACCTAGTAAAATAAGTTCATTCAACTGGATTTTATTCGCAAATATTACAAGTGAGGGTTCACATACAATTGTCGCGCGCATCTTTGTTAAGTTGCCTTCTGGTAATTCCGGATACTTATCGAATAAATAGCGTGAAACCGTCAATTCTAATACCGCATCTCCGAGAAATTCCAAACGCTCATTGTGGGCTAGACGATCCATATTGAAATCATTTATAAAACTAGAATGAGAAAATGCTTGTTGATAAAGTGGTAAATGATCATAATTCAGTTTTAACATATGCATTTTATCTGCAAATTTTTTGTTAAAACTCTGCAGTAATGCTTCTTTCTTATGATTGGTCAAAAAAAGACCTCCTTTATTTCTATCAAAATGCGTATTTATACGCTGTCTATGTTACTCATTTTACGTGAATTTTCCGTAAAACAAAAGAAAAATCTGAGTCGCTAAAATAGACGACTCAGATAATATTTTCATTATTTTTCAAGGTTGTTGATGAAATTAACTGCGTCACCAACTGTATTGATTTTTTCAGCTTCTTCATCAGGAATTTCAGTACCAAATTCGTCTTCTAATTCCATTACTAATTCAGCGATATCAAGTGAGTCAGCGCCTAAATCATCTTTGAAAGATGCGTCTTCAGTTACTTTGTCAGCATCTACACCTAAACGGTCAACGATGATATCTTTAACTTTATCGAAGTTTTCCACGTCGATTCACCTCCTTTAACAAGCCTTTACGACTCTATTATTTTCCCATTTTATTATCAATAATACAAGTAGGTTTACCCATAAATTAGTGTAATCGCACTACTTATATCGATTTGTTTAAATTTAAATGGGTATTATTCCATGAACATTCCACCATTTACATGAATAGTTTGACCAGTGATATATTTTGCTTTATCAGAAGCTAAGAATGCTACTGTATTCGCAATATCTGTATCCTCACCGAAACGGCCTAAAGGAATTTGTGTTTTCATTTGATCTTTAAGCTCATCGCTTAATGCATCTGTCATATCTGAAACGATAAATCCAGGTGCTACTGCATTGACAGTAATACCGCGTGAAGCAAGTTCACGTGCAGCTGTTTTTGTTAAACCAATAACCCCTGCTTTAGTTGCGACATAATTGGCTTGTCCTGGATTACCGACTGCACCTACAACACTTGTTAAGTTGATGATTGCGCCGCTGCGTTGTTTCATCATTTGACGTGTCGCTTTTTGAATACAGTTGAACACACCTTTTAAGTTTGTATCAATAACGTCATCCCATTCTTGTTCTTTCATACGCATTAATAAGTTATCACGTGTGATACCTGCATTATTTACAAGTACATCTAATGAACCGAATTGAGAGACAACTTCTTGTATCATATCTTTAACTTCATCAGGATTTGCGACGTTAGCTTGAATAGCAAAAGCTTCGACACCTTTGTCTTTGATTTCTTCTACTACCGCTTCTGCTTTTTCTTTGTTACCCGCATAGTTAACAGCTACGTTGTAACCTTCATCTGCCAATTGCAAAGCAATGCTGCGTCCGATACCTCTAGAAGCTCCTGTTACTAATACACTTTTACTCATTTTCATTCCATCCTTTAACGTCTTCGAGTGTTTGAATCGAAGTTAATTTAATATCTCTGTTGATTTTCTTGATTAAACCAGATAAAACTTTACCTGGACCGATTTCGATAAAGTGATCAACACCTTGATCGATTAACCATTCTGTTGATTTGATAAATTGAACTGGTGAGTAAAGTTGTTTCACCATATTTTGTTTGATAACTTCAGCATCTGTTTCTGCTTCAGCGTGATAATTCTGTACTACTGGAATCTTTGCGTCATGCCATTCAAATTGATTGATATATTCTTCAAAATCTTTTTCAATCACTTGCATCATAGATGAGTGGAATGGTCCAGATACATTTAATGGCAAGACACGTTTCGCACCTAATGATTTACTTTGTTCTACAATACGGTCAATAGCTGTTTTGTGTCCTGAAACTACAATTTGTCCTGGAGAATTGATATTCGCAGGTTCAATAATAGAATCTTCTTCAGAAAGCTTCTCACAAATTTCTGCGACTTCATCATAATCTAAACCTAATACAGCTGCCATACTTCCTACTCCGCTTGGAAATGCTTGTGCCATCAGTTCGCCTCTTTTACGAACGATTTTAACTGCATCTTCAAAAGAAAGCACTTCTGCTGCTACTAAACTTGAATATTCTCCTAAGCTATGACCCATTGTATAGTCAGCTTCCACATTATTCAAAGCGTTCAATAAAGCAATACTATGTGTCAATAATGCAGGTTGTGTATTTTCTGTTTCGCCTAATTTACCTTCTTCGTCTGTAAACATTGTTTCAAGCAAATTAAAATCTACAGCACTTTGTGCTTGATCTAAAATCTCTGTTGCTTTTGTATCAACTTGATATAAATCTTTTGCCATGCCGACTTTTTGTGCACCTTGTCCTGGAAAAATAATGGCTGTTTTGCCCATTATGCTTCACCCACCGTTTCTCTCATGATTTCAACTATACGTTCTTCACCAGCGATTTTAGCTTGGCGAATTGCTGAGTAAAACGCTCTGGCATTAGAACCGCCGTGCGCTTTTACTACAATGCCGTCTAATCCAAGTAAAACAGAACCGCCGTATTCAGCGTAATCCATCTTCTTCATGACTTCATTCAAGTCTTTTTTCAAAATAAGTGCCGCTAATTTATTTTTAACACTACTTAACAATGTAGATTTGAACATTTTGCCAATTGATTTAGCAGTGCCCTCTAAGTTTTTTAATACCATATTGCCTGTAAAGCCATCAGTTACGACTACATCTGCTGCATCATCCATCAATGTCTTAGCTTCAACATTGCCTGAGAAATGGAATGAAGTATCTTCACTCATTAATTTATAAGCTTCTTTAGTTAAACTGTTACCTTTTTTCGGTTCAGTTCCAATATTTAATAATGCCACTTTAGGTGCTCCGATACCTCGGATTTTTTCTGCGTAGATATTACCTAATTGTGCATATTGTAATAAATGTTCAGGTTTAGCATCTGCGTTTGCCCCAACATCCAAGAATGTAAATCCTTTTCCTGAAATTGTCGGTAAAGTCACCACTAAAGCAGGACGCGATACACCTTCGATACGTCCTACGATAAATAGACCTGCAGACATTAAAGCGCCTGTATTCCCTGCAGAAACACAACCTGATGCTTCTCCATCTTTAACTGCTTGTGCTGCTCTTACCATAGAACTGTCTTTTTTACGTTTGATGGCACGAACAGGTTCGTCAGTCATTTCAATTTCTTCTGTACAATGACGGAATTCTAAGCGTGAATGTTTAATATTGCACTGCTTTTCATCTCCGAATAAAATAATATGTAAATCAGGGAAGTCATTCAACGCTTTCTCTACCGCTTCTAATACGATACCAGGTGCGTCATCTCCACCCATCATGTCAATGGCTAAAGTCACCATATCATGATTCCTCCTCGCTATAATAATACATTTTGAATGTACCTTTAAATACGCATTTATCTTTCACATATGATGATACGGCAACTGTAATATATTTTTTGCCGAAATCTGTCACTTGTGCAAAAGCATGCACAGTGTCATGCAACTTGACTTGTCTCAAAAAGCTCACTTGGCTATCACGTGTTAGGACCATATTTTTTTGAATCAAGGCTACACATAAAGAATTCGCCTGTGCAAACAAAATATGACCACGCGCAATATCATTTCGTGTAAACACTGAGTCTTCTGTGATATAAATCAATGATTCTGCAGTTACATTCGGTTCTACCCGAATTAAGTCACCAATAATTTCGTTTCCTTCAATTGCACGAATATGTTTATAATTATGTTCTGCTACAGATTTAATACGTTTTCTTAATTCTGGAATTTTCAAGTAAGTTCGATCTAAACGGATTGTTTGGATACTTACTGAAAACATCTCACTCAATTCATTGTCAGTCATAAAGGGGTTTTGTTGTAATTGTTCCTTGATAGCATCACGTCTTGCTTGTTTTTTCAATTTCATTTCTCTGCCCCTTTCTTTTTAGTACCAAGTCTTAAGACTACCTTCATATCATATCATTTTCTTTTAAAAATGCTCAACAAAAAACACATCATACATGTGTTAAAAATAGTTTAACTAAAAATGTACGATGTGTCATTTAAACTTTAATCAAAACTTGTATGCAATAAATTCTCTTCAACAAAGTTGCGCAATACTTCATACTCATCTGTGAAAAATTTTCCAGATTGAATGAGTTCGCCCGCTTCATCTCTCGCTACTTCTAACATACGATAATCTTCTACAATGTTTGCAACTAAGAAATCAGGCAGCCCGCTTTGTCTCACACCGAAGAAATCACCTGGGCCGCGCATTTCTAAGTCACGCTCACTTAATTCAAAACCATCTGTTGTCTGAGTCATAATGTTCATACGCTCTATACCGGTTTCTGTTTTAGGCGAAGCAATGAGTACACAATAACTTTGATGATCACTACGACCGACACGCCCACGTAATTGGTGCAGAGTAGATAAGCCGAAACGATCGGCATCATAGATAATCATAAATGTAGCATTCGGAACATTAACACCTACTTCAACAACTGTAGTTGATACTAAAATATCAATTTCGTGTCGATTAAAACGCTGCATGACGTCATCTTTTTCATCTGCAGGCATTTTACCATGCAATAAACCCACACGCCCTGTTCCGTAATGTTCTTCTAATGACTCGTATAATGCGACCACATTTTGAACATCTTCTAAATGTTCAGAGCTCTCAATTAAAGGACAAATAACATATGCTTGTCGCCCCTTTTCTAACTCTGAAGTCATTTGATTCAATACCGTATCATACTGTTCATGTTTTGCCCACATGGTTTTAATCGGTTTTCTTCCTTTTGGCAGTTGCTTAATAGAAGAAACATCCATTTCTCCAAATACTGAAATCGCCAATGTTCTTGGAATCGGGGTTGCTGTCATAAACAAGACATTCGTCATCGCGCCTTTTTCTCGCAATGCTTGTCTTTGGTTAACACCGAAACGGTGCTGTTCATCAGTAATTACCAGACCCACATTTTGAAATGAAACATCATCTTGAATTAAAGCATGAGTACCAATCAGACAATCAATCGTACCGTTTTCAAGCTGTTCTAATAACAATTTGCGTTTCTTCCCTTTAACAGAGCCGGTCAACAAGGCTACATTCATTCTATCTCCAAAAAGTTCGGTTAAACTTTCTGCATGCTGTTCGGCTAATATTTCTGTCGGTACCATTAATGCCGATTGATATCCTGCTGTTTTCAATGCAAACATACAGAGTGCTGCGACAACTGTTTTCCCTGAACCTACATCACCTTGTAGTAGGCGATGCATGCGAATAGGTGCTTTCAAATCTCTGAAAATTTCATTCACACTATGCTTTTGAGCATCAGTCAATTCAAAAGGCAGATCATCAATAAACTTTTTAACTTCTGCTAAGTCATAATTAATTTCTATTGCTTCATCACTAGCTTTTTCTAATCTGTTCAACCACTGCATACGCAATTCAAACAAGAAAAGTTCTGTAAACGCATAAGTTCTGCGTGCTTTTAGTAATTCTTTTTTGTTATCTGCATAATGCAATGCACGAATTGTAGTTGCCAGTGATTCTAATTTATATTTTTCACGTAAATCATCAGACAGCCATTCACGAATTTCAATATCATCCAACACTTTTCGGATAATATCTCGCATCGTTTTTTGTTTAATACCTTCTTTAATGCGATAGACTGGATCTAATTGTTCACCATCATTATTTTGTATGTCTTCTGCACCTGTTGTAAACATACGCATGCCATTTATTTCCTGTTTTGCACGATTCCATTTCCCTTTAACTGTTACTTGATCATGTAAATTAATTTTCTTTTTAAGATAAGGCTGATTAAAAAAGACTGCTTTAACCGCAATATTATTAATCATAAGATGCACTGTTACTTTAGAACGGTTTCTACCAAAAAAAGCGACAGTGGGCGTAGAATAAACTTCGCCGGTCACTGTCACGGTGGATTGATCCTCTGCTTCATTCAAATCTACGATACTATTGTCTTCATAGCGAACTGGCAGATAGAGCACTAAATCTTCTACATTATATATATTTAATTCATTTAACACCGCAATGCGTTTAGGTCCTAGTCCTTTAATGTGTTCTAACGCATAGGGTTGATCAATGAGATTTACTTTAGACATGTTAATCACCAAATATTTTTTGTTTTAAGCGTTGGCCGGTTGGTGTGCCAGCTAAGCCTCCACGCCCCGTTTCTCGAAGTGCTGAAGGCATCGTTTTTCCAATACGATACATCGCATCTATCACTTCGTCAGTCGGAATACGCGAAGATACACCTGCAAGTGCCATATCTGCTGACACAATTGCATTTGAAGCACCTGCTGCATTTCGCTTTACACAAGGCACTTCTACCAGTCCCGCTACTGGGTCACATACTAAACCTAGCATATTTTTCATACAAATTGCAAAAGCTTCAGCTGACTGTTGCGGTGTTCCTCCAGCCATTTCAACAGTTGCAGCTGCTGCCATCGCTGCAGCTGAGCCTACTTCTGCTTGACATCCTCCTGCTGCACCTGAAATGAAAGCGTTATTCGCAATCACAAAACCAAAAGCGCCAGCTGTTAATAAAAAGTTCAACATCTCTCTTTTTGTAGGGTTGAAACGCTGTCTGATTGCAAAAAGTACTCCAGGTACCACACCTGCTGAACCTGCAGTAGGAGTCGCGCAAATTTTCCCCATTGCAGCATTCACTTCATTGGTTGCTACTGCTTTGCTTACAGCATCTAGCAATATCGGTCCTGACAGAGCTTGTCCGCTTTCTAAATATTTACGGATCAATACAGCGTCTCCTCCAGTCAAACCTGTGGCCGATGTCACACCGTTCAATCCTTTATCTAATGCGTTTTCCATTGTTTGAAAATGA from Staphylococcus condimenti carries:
- the sdaAA gene encoding L-serine ammonia-lyase, iron-sulfur-dependent, subunit alpha, which encodes MFKSVEELVRKCEVEHKAIHEIMLEQEMEVTGMSAEDVYAGMSHHFQTMENALDKGLNGVTSATGLTGGDAVLIRKYLESGQALSGPILLDAVSKAVATNEVNAAMGKICATPTAGSAGVVPGVLFAIRQRFNPTKREMLNFLLTAGAFGFVIANNAFISGAAGGCQAEVGSAAAMAAAATVEMAGGTPQQSAEAFAICMKNMLGLVCDPVAGLVEVPCVKRNAAGASNAIVSADMALAGVSSRIPTDEVIDAMYRIGKTMPSALRETGRGGLAGTPTGQRLKQKIFGD
- the recG gene encoding ATP-dependent DNA helicase RecG, translating into MSKVNLIDQPYALEHIKGLGPKRIAVLNELNIYNVEDLVLYLPVRYEDNSIVDLNEAEDQSTVTVTGEVYSTPTVAFFGRNRSKVTVHLMINNIAVKAVFFNQPYLKKKINLHDQVTVKGKWNRAKQEINGMRMFTTGAEDIQNNDGEQLDPVYRIKEGIKQKTMRDIIRKVLDDIEIREWLSDDLREKYKLESLATTIRALHYADNKKELLKARRTYAFTELFLFELRMQWLNRLEKASDEAIEINYDLAEVKKFIDDLPFELTDAQKHSVNEIFRDLKAPIRMHRLLQGDVGSGKTVVAALCMFALKTAGYQSALMVPTEILAEQHAESLTELFGDRMNVALLTGSVKGKKRKLLLEQLENGTIDCLIGTHALIQDDVSFQNVGLVITDEQHRFGVNQRQALREKGAMTNVLFMTATPIPRTLAISVFGEMDVSSIKQLPKGRKPIKTMWAKHEQYDTVLNQMTSELEKGRQAYVICPLIESSEHLEDVQNVVALYESLEEHYGTGRVGLLHGKMPADEKDDVMQRFNRHEIDILVSTTVVEVGVNVPNATFMIIYDADRFGLSTLHQLRGRVGRSDHQSYCVLIASPKTETGIERMNIMTQTTDGFELSERDLEMRGPGDFFGVRQSGLPDFLVANIVEDYRMLEVARDEAGELIQSGKFFTDEYEVLRNFVEENLLHTSFD
- the smc gene encoding chromosome segregation protein SMC, with protein sequence MVYLKSINAFGFKSFAEQTEVNFDQGVTAIVGPNGSGKSNITDAIKWVLGEQSAKSLRGSKMEDIIFSGAEHRKAQNYAEVRLKLDNHAHQLNIDEDEIIVTRRLYRSGESAYYLNNDRARLKDILELFLDSGLGKEAFSIISQGRVDEILNAKPADRRQIIEESAGVLKYKKRKAASVQKLDQTEENLTRVEDILYDLEGRVEPLREEAAIAKEYQHLSQEMKKSDVLVTVHDINDYQEAIRNADEQLNVLKSKQAQKEADKTSYSKTLSKYKAELNQKNDDIERLNYELVQTTEAAEKLAGQLNVLEERKKNQSQTNARYEEEQSALEAQVEEIEAERQKMETAQNDLMHKQKALTSEIKALEDKLYISDADHDEELEEIKNQYYDIMSEQSEVNNDIRFLERTIEENEAKQSRLDSRLLEAFNQLKTIQSKITEIEKKQQARQQNLKSIEAELQTCEAKLTEAKNKQSEDEEKLYQAYRYNDQLKAKIESLSSREEDYTYFFNGVKHVLKAKDKELHGIHGAVAEVIDVPSDLTTAIETALGASLQHVIVESEKDGRQAIQYLKQNHLGRATFLPLNVIQARHLNHDIQTTAEQAEGYIGIGAELVKSKSQYSNVVANLLGNTIIVDDLKHANELARAIRYRTRIVTLEGDIVNPGGSMTGGGQRQTKSILAQRDELAQLRKQLKHFQQQTAQFEQNVQQVKEAANQYSEDYLEISQRYNVEKQSVHDLSLELDRLKTSESHIKSEHEEFEFEKNDGYQSEKSRQTLKDKEVQKQALADKLAELEKQIETLTQLSKEGKESSAQLQQQLHQKKSDLAVLKERTKTGREQLARLDKQLEQNQIQREKLAEDIKLFNSDEVTGQKAFETIQADIEVKKEEKEALSQRLGSLKKQRQEINEEIEEYDALLQEAHRDILSIENSYQDIKAEQSKLDVLIDHAMDHLNEDYHLTFEAARELYEQDESIDALRKKVKLTKMSIEELGPVNLNAIQQFEEVNERYTFLDEQRTDLREAKATLEQIIKEMDEAVIDRFKTTFHAVQGYFTEVFKSLFGGGQAELRLTDDDYLTAGVDIIVQPPGKKLQHLSLLSGGERALSAIALLFALLKVRSAPFVILDEVEAALDEANVIRYANYLKQLSEKTQFIVITHRKGTMEAADRLYGITMQESGVSKLVSVNLNTIDEVLKEEKE
- a CDS encoding acyl carrier protein, whose protein sequence is MENFDKVKDIIVDRLGVDADKVTEDASFKDDLGADSLDIAELVMELEDEFGTEIPDEEAEKINTVGDAVNFINNLEK
- the rnc gene encoding ribonuclease III, whose protein sequence is MHMLKLNYDHLPLYQQAFSHSSFINDFNMDRLAHNERLEFLGDAVLELTVSRYLFDKYPELPEGNLTKMRATIVCEPSLVIFANKIQLNELILLGKGEEKTGGRTRPSLVSDAFEAFVGALYLDQGLDAVWQFSEEVIFPHVEDDELMGVVDFKTQFQELIHRLSKGNVTYRLIDEEGPAHHRLFTSEVLLEGEAVAKGQGRTKKESEQKAAEKAYNDMKKK
- the plsX gene encoding phosphate acyltransferase PlsX, which encodes MVTLAIDMMGGDDAPGIVLEAVEKALNDFPDLHIILFGDEKQCNIKHSRLEFRHCTEEIEMTDEPVRAIKRKKDSSMVRAAQAVKDGEASGCVSAGNTGALMSAGLFIVGRIEGVSRPALVVTLPTISGKGFTFLDVGANADAKPEHLLQYAQLGNIYAEKIRGIGAPKVALLNIGTEPKKGNSLTKEAYKLMSEDTSFHFSGNVEAKTLMDDAADVVVTDGFTGNMVLKNLEGTAKSIGKMFKSTLLSSVKNKLAALILKKDLNEVMKKMDYAEYGGSVLLGLDGIVVKAHGGSNARAFYSAIRQAKIAGEERIVEIMRETVGEA
- the fabD gene encoding ACP S-malonyltransferase, whose product is MGKTAIIFPGQGAQKVGMAKDLYQVDTKATEILDQAQSAVDFNLLETMFTDEEGKLGETENTQPALLTHSIALLNALNNVEADYTMGHSLGEYSSLVAAEVLSFEDAVKIVRKRGELMAQAFPSGVGSMAAVLGLDYDEVAEICEKLSEEDSIIEPANINSPGQIVVSGHKTAIDRIVEQSKSLGAKRVLPLNVSGPFHSSMMQVIEKDFEEYINQFEWHDAKIPVVQNYHAEAETDAEVIKQNMVKQLYSPVQFIKSTEWLIDQGVDHFIEIGPGKVLSGLIKKINRDIKLTSIQTLEDVKGWNENE
- the fapR gene encoding transcription factor FapR, encoding MKLKKQARRDAIKEQLQQNPFMTDNELSEMFSVSIQTIRLDRTYLKIPELRKRIKSVAEHNYKHIRAIEGNEIIGDLIRVEPNVTAESLIYITEDSVFTRNDIARGHILFAQANSLCVALIQKNMVLTRDSQVSFLRQVKLHDTVHAFAQVTDFGKKYITVAVSSYVKDKCVFKGTFKMYYYSEEES
- the fabG gene encoding 3-oxoacyl-[acyl-carrier-protein] reductase is translated as MSKSVLVTGASRGIGRSIALQLADEGYNVAVNYAGNKEKAEAVVEEIKDKGVEAFAIQANVANPDEVKDMIQEVVSQFGSLDVLVNNAGITRDNLLMRMKEQEWDDVIDTNLKGVFNCIQKATRQMMKQRSGAIINLTSVVGAVGNPGQANYVATKAGVIGLTKTAARELASRGITVNAVAPGFIVSDMTDALSDELKDQMKTQIPLGRFGEDTDIANTVAFLASDKAKYITGQTIHVNGGMFME